One Candidatus Palauibacter polyketidifaciens DNA window includes the following coding sequences:
- a CDS encoding LytR C-terminal domain-containing protein: MRLAILAGSVPAATAETVSEGAAEGGGAATVSGGEYVTNRIKVEVLNGAGERGLARQFADRLRLLGFDVVATGNADHFDHEVTHVLDRSGRLGAALAVARELSADSLAVAIDPELFLDASVVVGSDWSGLLGNLGKD; encoded by the coding sequence GTGCGGCTCGCGATTCTGGCCGGATCCGTACCGGCCGCGACCGCGGAGACGGTGTCCGAGGGCGCGGCGGAGGGCGGAGGCGCGGCGACGGTTTCCGGGGGGGAGTACGTTACGAACCGGATCAAGGTCGAAGTCCTCAACGGGGCCGGAGAGCGCGGACTCGCGCGTCAGTTCGCCGACCGGCTCCGGCTCCTCGGTTTCGATGTCGTCGCGACCGGGAACGCGGACCACTTCGACCACGAAGTCACGCACGTTCTGGATCGATCGGGCCGCCTCGGCGCCGCGCTGGCCGTCGCCCGCGAGTTGAGCGCGGACTCGCTGGCCGTCGCCATCGATCCCGAACTCTTCCTCGATGCGAGCGTGGTGGTGGGGAGCGACTGGTCCGGCCTGCTCGGCAATCTCGGAAAGGACTAG
- a CDS encoding PhoH family protein — MSVATERRLSIEGADQQLLAGVNDSNLTTLARHCDIRVVLRRDEMILSGPQADVDRASPTARRMIRYARLRRPFDAVDVERFLEAPSDGDGASRKSADARDPGKTEVALAGAGRAIRPKSPGQDKYLAAMRERDIVVGIGPAGTGKTYLAVAAAVEALNRKRIRRIILTRPAVEAGEALGFLPGDIREKVDPYLRPLYDALEDMMPHDRVRRAIEDRVIEVAPLAYMRGRTLSDAFLILDEAQNATTAQMKMFLTRLGLNSKTVITGDKTQIDLPRPEDSGLLEIEEVLRDVVGIDFVYLDDADVVRHRLVKEIIRAYRESER; from the coding sequence TTGAGCGTGGCGACGGAGCGGCGCCTCTCCATCGAGGGGGCCGACCAGCAGCTGCTGGCCGGCGTGAACGACTCGAACCTCACGACGCTGGCGCGCCACTGCGACATCCGCGTCGTCCTCCGGCGCGACGAGATGATTCTCTCCGGCCCGCAGGCCGACGTGGACCGCGCCTCCCCCACCGCGCGGCGCATGATCCGCTACGCGCGGCTGCGGCGTCCCTTCGATGCGGTGGACGTGGAACGGTTTCTCGAAGCGCCCTCCGACGGCGATGGCGCCTCACGGAAGTCCGCCGACGCCCGGGACCCGGGCAAGACGGAGGTCGCGCTCGCGGGGGCCGGGCGCGCGATCCGGCCCAAGTCCCCGGGGCAGGACAAGTACCTGGCCGCGATGCGCGAGCGGGACATTGTCGTCGGCATCGGCCCGGCGGGCACCGGCAAGACCTATCTCGCCGTCGCCGCCGCGGTGGAGGCGCTCAACCGGAAACGGATTCGCCGCATCATCCTCACCCGGCCCGCGGTCGAGGCCGGCGAGGCGCTCGGCTTCCTGCCCGGCGACATCCGCGAGAAGGTCGACCCCTACCTGCGCCCGCTCTACGACGCGCTCGAGGACATGATGCCCCACGACCGCGTCCGCCGCGCGATCGAGGACCGCGTGATCGAGGTCGCCCCGCTCGCCTACATGCGCGGCCGGACGCTCTCCGACGCCTTCCTCATCCTCGACGAGGCGCAGAACGCGACGACGGCCCAGATGAAGATGTTCCTCACGCGGCTCGGACTGAATTCCAAGACAGTAATCACGGGGGACAAGACGCAGATCGACCTCCCACGCCCCGAGGATTCAGGACTGCTGGAGATCGAGGAAGTCTTGCGCGACGTGGTCGGCATCGACTTCGTTTATCTGGATGACGCGGATGTCGTCCGGCACCGACTCGTGAAGGAGATCATCCGCGCGTACCGGGAGTCCGAGCGTTGA
- a CDS encoding HDIG domain-containing metalloprotein — MSFFGRVRDYLRPVNRPPAGGRRDAWVHHGFRAAMVAVIALAVPLMFPQLTPSGFDGIDPGSVARQTINADFDFDVPKDPDRLAEEQDEAEAGVTPRLRFEPARADSSIERVNALFARLDSIIPAAEARVSEEGLPAAAGAAVVRDEVRRVAGGIGVDLSAEAVIDSLRVDYLLDEASRAELRDELATAFEGLREGVIRGSELDDISAANVVAREGPAGDDRVRAVADLVRLGDFTRAAREGVGDRLPAGGAALFQQLLLVAQPTLRIDQDATRQAREQARAAIPQVEGFVLEGERIITENTVVTEEEYRRLLAYQAQILERGGTRTTSDFLRNLGMILLVVSMLGILVFATFRFRRDVYEDLPSFTVLLGLVVIVMASAGAVAAAQGSPALVPIALAGFLAAALFDSLLGLVVVSTIAGILMGQPYFSGLAAPMVTVAGGVTAAFAVHTIRTRSQSWVLVALITAAYVGAGLLLVLTGHFALGEMGTTAALGFLNATVCTGLGVGIGLPLLEAFTGRTTEASLLELSDMNRPLLRRLAREAPGTYAHSINVANLVEAACEAIGADSLQGRVGVYYHDIGKLERPQYFIENQPRGLNPHDRLTPWQSAEILRDHVRHGLAMAEEARLPEVVKDFIREHHGTQLIRYFLEKARRDGVAEVDPSDFAYPGPKPQSKETGVAMLADAVEAASRVLSHPSPERIRALIDRLVQDRIDYGELDDCPLTYRDLRIVKREFAHVLTGLYHHRIDYPQPAAPGETSGDAGETPAGEESETSGVEAAATAGAEGASAPIDLEQAAQGDTGPIPALDSLPEPAEEPEGVASGRTD; from the coding sequence TTGAGTTTCTTCGGCCGCGTCCGAGACTACCTGCGTCCCGTGAACCGGCCGCCGGCCGGCGGACGCCGGGACGCGTGGGTCCACCACGGATTCCGGGCGGCGATGGTCGCGGTCATCGCCCTCGCCGTCCCCCTCATGTTCCCGCAGCTGACGCCGAGCGGATTCGACGGCATCGACCCCGGCAGCGTCGCCCGGCAGACGATCAACGCCGACTTCGATTTCGACGTGCCCAAGGACCCGGACCGACTCGCGGAGGAGCAGGACGAGGCGGAGGCCGGCGTGACGCCGAGGCTGCGCTTCGAGCCCGCGCGCGCGGACAGCAGCATCGAGCGCGTGAACGCCCTCTTCGCCCGGCTCGATTCCATCATCCCCGCCGCGGAGGCGCGAGTCTCGGAGGAAGGACTCCCGGCGGCGGCCGGCGCCGCGGTCGTCCGGGACGAGGTCCGGAGGGTCGCGGGGGGGATCGGGGTCGACCTCTCGGCCGAAGCGGTGATCGACTCGCTCCGGGTCGACTATCTCCTCGACGAGGCGTCGCGCGCCGAGCTGCGCGACGAACTGGCGACGGCCTTCGAGGGGCTGCGCGAGGGCGTGATCCGCGGGAGCGAACTCGATGACATCAGCGCCGCGAACGTCGTCGCGCGCGAGGGACCAGCCGGCGACGACCGCGTGCGCGCCGTCGCGGACCTCGTCCGGCTCGGCGACTTCACGCGGGCGGCGCGGGAGGGGGTCGGAGACAGGCTGCCGGCCGGAGGCGCGGCGCTCTTCCAGCAACTCCTCCTCGTGGCGCAGCCGACGCTGCGCATCGACCAGGACGCGACGCGACAGGCGCGGGAACAGGCCCGGGCCGCGATCCCGCAGGTCGAGGGCTTCGTGCTCGAGGGAGAGCGCATCATCACCGAGAATACGGTGGTGACGGAGGAGGAGTACCGCCGGCTCCTCGCCTACCAGGCCCAGATCCTGGAGCGGGGGGGGACGCGCACAACGTCGGACTTCCTCCGCAACCTGGGTATGATCCTCCTCGTCGTGAGCATGCTCGGGATTCTCGTCTTCGCGACCTTCCGCTTTCGCCGCGACGTCTACGAGGATCTCCCCAGCTTCACCGTGCTGCTCGGGCTCGTCGTCATCGTGATGGCGTCGGCCGGCGCCGTGGCCGCCGCGCAGGGTTCGCCCGCGCTCGTGCCGATCGCGCTGGCCGGCTTCCTCGCCGCGGCGCTGTTCGACAGCCTCCTGGGTCTCGTCGTCGTCTCGACGATCGCGGGGATCCTCATGGGCCAGCCGTACTTCTCGGGGCTCGCGGCCCCCATGGTCACCGTGGCGGGCGGGGTCACTGCGGCCTTCGCGGTCCACACGATCCGCACGCGTTCGCAGAGCTGGGTCCTCGTCGCGCTGATCACCGCGGCGTACGTGGGGGCCGGCCTCCTGCTCGTCCTCACGGGCCACTTCGCGCTGGGCGAGATGGGAACCACCGCGGCGCTCGGGTTCCTCAACGCCACCGTGTGCACGGGACTCGGCGTCGGTATCGGCCTCCCGCTGCTCGAAGCCTTCACGGGACGGACGACGGAGGCGTCGCTGCTCGAACTCTCCGACATGAACCGGCCGCTCCTGAGGCGGCTGGCGCGCGAGGCGCCCGGCACGTACGCCCACTCGATCAACGTGGCGAACCTCGTCGAGGCCGCCTGCGAGGCGATCGGGGCCGACTCCCTGCAGGGCCGCGTGGGGGTCTACTATCACGACATCGGGAAGCTCGAGCGTCCGCAATATTTCATCGAGAACCAGCCGCGGGGGCTGAACCCGCACGACCGTCTCACACCGTGGCAGAGCGCCGAGATCCTGCGCGACCACGTGCGCCACGGGCTGGCCATGGCGGAGGAAGCGCGTCTGCCGGAGGTCGTGAAGGATTTCATTCGCGAGCACCACGGGACGCAGCTCATCCGCTATTTCCTCGAGAAGGCGCGCCGGGACGGCGTCGCGGAGGTGGATCCGAGCGACTTCGCCTACCCCGGCCCGAAGCCGCAGAGCAAGGAAACGGGCGTCGCGATGCTGGCCGACGCGGTGGAAGCGGCGTCGCGCGTCCTCTCGCACCCGAGTCCCGAGCGCATCCGGGCCCTGATCGACCGCCTTGTGCAGGACCGAATCGACTACGGCGAACTCGACGACTGCCCGCTCACGTACCGCGACCTCCGCATCGTCAAGCGGGAGTTCGCGCACGTCCTCACGGGGCTCTATCACCACCGCATCGACTATCCCCAGCCGGCGGCGCCCGGCGAGACGTCCGGCGATGCGGGTGAGACGCCGGCCGGGGAGGAGTCGGAGACGAGCGGCGTGGAGGCGGCGGCGACGGCGGGGGCGGAAGGGGCGTCGGCGCCGATCGACCTCGAGCAGGCCGCGCAGGGCGACACCGGCCCCATCCCCGCCCTGGACTCGCTCCCGGAGCCGGCCGAGGAGCCGGAAGGAGTCGCCAGCGGGCGGACGGATTGA
- the ybeY gene encoding rRNA maturation RNase YbeY, whose protein sequence is MTDPVPPVIRIDFPSGEEEVRHGPSVVEVREAALAALGTGRAAPPGETDAGAGDTPGEGAELSVTFLTAESMRALNRDYHGVDDLTDVLAFGLGEDPLVGDIYISPEAAEASARELGLDPAAEILRLVIHGVLHLLGHDHPEGEARYASPMFELQERLLARLLAEFRGRA, encoded by the coding sequence TTGACCGACCCCGTGCCGCCCGTGATCCGCATCGACTTCCCCTCCGGCGAAGAGGAAGTCCGGCACGGTCCCTCCGTGGTGGAGGTGAGGGAGGCCGCGCTCGCGGCCCTCGGCACGGGGCGCGCGGCGCCGCCCGGGGAGACCGACGCCGGCGCGGGCGACACTCCGGGCGAGGGCGCCGAGCTCTCCGTCACCTTTCTCACGGCGGAATCCATGCGCGCCCTGAACCGGGACTATCACGGGGTCGATGACCTCACGGACGTGCTCGCCTTCGGGCTCGGCGAGGACCCGCTCGTCGGCGACATCTACATCTCCCCGGAAGCGGCCGAGGCTTCGGCGCGCGAGCTGGGGCTCGATCCGGCTGCGGAGATCCTGCGCCTCGTCATCCACGGCGTCCTTCATCTGCTCGGACACGACCATCCGGAAGGCGAGGCGCGCTATGCCTCTCCAATGTTCGAACTGCAGGAACGGTTGCTGGCGCGCCTGCTGGCCGAGTTCCGCGGCCGCGCGTAG
- the aspS gene encoding aspartate--tRNA ligase produces MRDAGCGQVEASWSGREVRVIGWVHRRRDLGGLFFVDLRDRTGLLQLSFGPEWSDAAGLELVAELNPEDVVQATGVVAPRPEPNPEMLSGEIEIRVSSLRRVSVSDPLPILVYQPPDEELPSEELRLRHRILDLRRPEMQRNLRLRHVATNSVRASLTEQGFVEIETPLLTRQTPEGARDYLVPSRVHQGQFFALPQSPQLYKQLLMCGGFDRYFQIAKCLRDEDLRADRQPEFTQIDVEMAFVEQDDVFRAAEKMFARIWRDGLGRDLRVPFRRLPHAEAMERYGTDKPDLRIPWEIRDFTDALTGIGFGIFDGAARAGGRVRGLVLPGGAALSRSRIAHYDKLAQEAGAKGALWLKRTADGWSGPPAKVVGEEVAGMLGAEFGVGEGDLVFFVAGLDAESSPALDRLRRAAARELGAVDENGEAWLWITEFPLYHRDPDTGLPVPAQHAFTMPADPDPERLREDPLSVNAVAYDIVYNGIEFASGSIRCHLPEVQRVILEATGLTPEEVEARFGFLLEAFRYGVPPHGGFAVGMDRVVAEMVGCASIRDVIAFPKTAAARGLLERSPSSVTAAELEELGISVTGGTGRSGT; encoded by the coding sequence TTGCGCGACGCCGGCTGCGGGCAGGTCGAGGCCTCGTGGTCCGGACGCGAAGTCCGGGTCATCGGATGGGTACACCGCCGTCGCGACCTCGGAGGACTCTTCTTCGTCGATCTGCGCGACCGGACCGGCCTGCTCCAGCTGTCCTTCGGCCCGGAGTGGTCGGACGCCGCCGGCCTCGAGCTCGTGGCGGAGCTGAACCCGGAGGATGTCGTGCAGGCGACGGGCGTCGTCGCGCCGCGGCCCGAGCCGAACCCGGAGATGCTCTCGGGCGAGATCGAGATCCGCGTGTCGAGTCTTCGGCGGGTCTCCGTCTCCGACCCGCTCCCGATCCTCGTCTATCAGCCCCCGGACGAAGAGCTGCCCTCGGAGGAGCTTCGCCTCCGCCACCGGATCCTCGACCTGCGCCGTCCCGAGATGCAGCGCAACCTGAGGCTGCGGCACGTGGCGACGAACTCGGTGCGCGCCTCGCTCACCGAACAGGGATTCGTCGAGATCGAGACTCCGCTCCTCACGCGGCAGACGCCGGAGGGGGCGCGGGACTATCTCGTCCCCAGCCGGGTGCACCAGGGCCAATTCTTCGCCCTTCCACAGTCGCCCCAGCTCTACAAGCAGCTTCTGATGTGCGGCGGCTTCGACCGGTACTTCCAGATCGCGAAATGTCTACGGGACGAGGACCTGCGGGCGGACCGTCAGCCGGAGTTCACGCAGATCGACGTGGAGATGGCGTTCGTCGAGCAGGACGACGTCTTCCGCGCCGCCGAGAAGATGTTCGCGCGCATCTGGCGAGACGGGCTCGGCCGGGACCTTCGCGTGCCCTTCAGGCGCCTGCCCCACGCCGAGGCGATGGAGCGCTACGGCACGGACAAGCCGGACCTCCGCATCCCGTGGGAGATACGGGATTTCACGGACGCGCTTACCGGCATCGGCTTCGGAATCTTCGACGGCGCCGCGCGAGCCGGCGGCCGCGTCCGGGGGCTCGTCCTTCCGGGGGGCGCGGCGCTCTCCCGCTCGCGGATCGCCCACTACGACAAGCTCGCGCAGGAGGCCGGCGCGAAGGGCGCCCTGTGGCTGAAGCGCACGGCGGACGGCTGGTCCGGTCCGCCCGCGAAGGTCGTCGGCGAGGAGGTCGCGGGTATGCTCGGGGCGGAGTTCGGGGTGGGGGAGGGCGATCTCGTCTTCTTCGTCGCCGGCCTCGACGCGGAGAGTTCGCCCGCCCTCGACCGGTTGCGGCGCGCGGCGGCCCGCGAACTCGGCGCCGTGGACGAGAACGGCGAAGCGTGGCTCTGGATCACGGAGTTCCCCCTCTACCACCGGGATCCCGACACCGGCCTTCCCGTTCCGGCCCAGCACGCCTTCACGATGCCGGCGGACCCCGACCCCGAGCGTCTGCGCGAAGATCCGCTCTCCGTGAACGCGGTCGCGTATGACATCGTCTACAACGGGATCGAGTTCGCCAGCGGGAGCATCCGCTGTCACCTCCCCGAGGTTCAGCGCGTCATCCTCGAGGCGACCGGGCTCACGCCCGAGGAGGTCGAGGCGCGCTTCGGTTTCCTGCTCGAGGCGTTCCGCTACGGCGTCCCGCCGCACGGAGGGTTCGCGGTCGGCATGGACCGCGTGGTCGCCGAGATGGTCGGCTGCGCGTCGATCCGGGACGTCATCGCGTTCCCGAAGACCGCCGCGGCCCGGGGCCTGCTCGAGCGGTCGCCATCGTCCGTGACCGCGGCTGAACTCGAGGAACTCGGGATCTCCGTGACGGGAGGGACCGGAAGGAGCGGAACTTGA
- the mgtE gene encoding magnesium transporter has protein sequence MHENPEEQRRLLIEEIRVRLEAGDMDALFAFVEPLHPSDMADVLEHVEEAERMALLELIPAALASDALAEMEEEEKPGELLASMEPERIAEIVEELADDDAADLIGELDPEEQARVFESVPDEEEQEIRQLLEYPEESAGGIMTRELCAVDSEATAAAAIEELRAQAEETEDLYTVFVVGRGGRLRGVVTLRDLVLAAPDTRISDLLEEPPAVVSVDLDQEEVGRILSRYNLAAIGVVDDEGRLVGQITFDDVIDVVEAEVTEDILRFAAVSDEEQLRGTTVGAIQSRLPWLAVNALTLAVAAAAVWLYRGTIEQLVILAAVMPVIAGLGGNAGTQALAVTIRRIAIADELPGERWSAVVKELVVGLVNGVAIGLLVALSSLLLPNTGAIFGLVVMIATWANLAVASALGAFFPILLERFGADPAVASSVFVTTFTDLIGFVLLLGLATRFLL, from the coding sequence ATGCACGAGAATCCGGAAGAGCAGCGCCGGCTCCTGATCGAGGAGATCCGCGTGCGCCTCGAGGCGGGCGACATGGACGCGCTCTTCGCGTTCGTGGAACCGCTGCATCCGAGCGACATGGCGGATGTGCTCGAGCACGTCGAAGAGGCCGAGCGCATGGCCCTCCTCGAACTCATCCCCGCCGCCCTCGCCTCGGACGCCCTCGCCGAAATGGAGGAGGAGGAGAAGCCGGGCGAACTGCTCGCGAGCATGGAGCCGGAGCGGATCGCCGAGATCGTCGAGGAACTCGCGGACGACGACGCGGCCGACCTCATCGGCGAACTCGACCCGGAAGAGCAGGCCCGCGTCTTCGAGTCGGTTCCGGACGAGGAAGAGCAGGAGATCCGGCAACTGCTCGAGTATCCGGAGGAGTCCGCGGGCGGGATCATGACCCGCGAGCTGTGCGCGGTGGACTCCGAGGCGACGGCGGCCGCGGCGATCGAGGAGCTGCGGGCGCAGGCGGAGGAGACCGAGGATCTCTACACCGTGTTCGTCGTCGGGCGGGGGGGGCGGCTGCGCGGCGTCGTCACGCTGCGGGACCTCGTGCTCGCGGCGCCGGATACGCGCATCTCCGACCTGCTCGAGGAGCCCCCGGCCGTGGTCTCGGTGGATCTCGACCAGGAGGAGGTGGGAAGGATCCTGTCCCGCTACAACCTCGCCGCGATCGGGGTCGTCGACGACGAGGGCCGGCTGGTGGGACAGATCACCTTCGACGACGTGATCGATGTCGTCGAGGCGGAGGTCACCGAAGACATCCTGCGCTTCGCCGCGGTGTCGGACGAGGAGCAGTTGCGCGGGACGACGGTCGGTGCGATCCAGAGCCGGCTGCCGTGGCTCGCCGTGAACGCGCTCACCCTGGCGGTCGCCGCGGCCGCCGTGTGGCTGTACCGCGGGACGATCGAACAGCTCGTGATCCTCGCGGCCGTGATGCCGGTGATCGCGGGGCTGGGCGGCAACGCGGGCACGCAGGCGCTCGCAGTCACGATCCGCCGCATCGCAATCGCCGACGAACTGCCGGGAGAGCGCTGGTCCGCCGTCGTGAAGGAACTCGTCGTGGGCCTGGTGAACGGGGTCGCGATCGGGCTGCTCGTGGCGCTCTCTTCGCTGCTGCTCCCGAATACCGGGGCGATCTTCGGACTCGTCGTGATGATCGCCACTTGGGCGAACCTCGCCGTCGCCTCCGCGCTCGGTGCGTTCTTCCCGATCCTGCTTGAGCGCTTCGGCGCGGACCCTGCCGTCGCTTCGTCGGTCTTCGTCACGACCTTCACGGACCTCATCGGCTTCGTTCTGCTGCTCGGGCTCGCGACCCGGTTCCTCCTGTGA
- a CDS encoding HD domain-containing protein: MDQLHPITHAAGTEQRPPDWAVMSPARISHARRVGTLMGEWAAALGHDEGTRIRWRATGLLHDALKEEAVEALRPLVDGAEAWPDPLLHGPACANRLRAAGVDDEPLLRAIAFHTTGHRDLDALGQALYMADFLEPGRLALGQERADLRGRLPGDWHAVLVDVATAKIGILIDGFIPLSPATAGFWEVITAPVFRKSRNG, from the coding sequence GTGGACCAGCTTCACCCGATCACCCACGCGGCCGGCACCGAGCAACGCCCCCCCGACTGGGCCGTCATGAGCCCTGCACGCATCAGCCACGCCAGGCGGGTCGGCACGTTGATGGGGGAGTGGGCGGCCGCCCTCGGGCACGACGAGGGGACGCGGATCCGCTGGCGCGCAACGGGCCTCCTGCACGACGCGCTCAAGGAAGAAGCCGTGGAAGCCCTGCGCCCCCTCGTCGACGGGGCGGAAGCATGGCCCGACCCGCTCCTCCATGGTCCGGCATGCGCGAACCGGCTGCGCGCGGCCGGGGTCGATGACGAGCCGCTCCTGCGAGCCATCGCCTTTCACACCACCGGACACCGGGATCTCGATGCCCTGGGACAGGCCCTCTACATGGCCGACTTCCTGGAGCCGGGCCGCCTCGCCCTGGGCCAGGAGCGTGCCGATCTGCGGGGCCGTCTGCCCGGCGACTGGCACGCCGTCCTCGTCGACGTCGCGACCGCGAAGATCGGCATCCTCATCGACGGTTTCATCCCCCTTTCCCCCGCGACCGCCGGGTTCTGGGAGGTGATCACCGCGCCGGTTTTTCGCAAATCGCGAAACGGTTGA
- the rlmN gene encoding 23S rRNA (adenine(2503)-C(2))-methyltransferase RlmN, producing MTESTRAELLAESGDGGRERLAAFFAARGEPAYRARQVEKWVWERGARAFDEMTNLPAGLREALDASFSLTPIEADYVARSKDGTVKHLWRLEDGERVESVLIPTRDRLTLCLSSQAGCALACRFCATGAFGFRRQLRAAEIVAQYRDSLRVAREEMGRPAAGPISNVVYMGMGEPLANLDGVIGSLASLHGGFGLGARRITVSTVGLIPGILELARRPEPFELAVSLHAPSHELRLELMPIEKRYPLPELFEALRTYQSYKNRRISFEYTLIRGVNDDPALAESLAKLARGLICFVNLIPFNPIPSRPEWGPSSAEGIARFSEALAARGVGNAVRRPRGRDIAAACGQLRLSRES from the coding sequence ATGACGGAAAGCACACGAGCGGAACTGCTCGCGGAGTCGGGAGACGGCGGGCGGGAACGGCTGGCGGCGTTCTTCGCCGCGCGCGGAGAGCCGGCGTACCGGGCGCGGCAGGTCGAGAAGTGGGTCTGGGAGCGGGGCGCGCGTGCCTTCGACGAGATGACGAACCTCCCCGCCGGTCTCCGGGAAGCGCTGGACGCGTCCTTTTCGCTCACCCCGATCGAAGCGGACTACGTCGCCCGCTCGAAGGACGGGACGGTGAAGCACCTGTGGCGGCTCGAGGATGGCGAGCGGGTCGAGTCCGTGCTCATCCCGACGCGCGACCGCCTCACGCTCTGCCTGTCGTCGCAGGCCGGCTGCGCGCTCGCGTGCCGCTTCTGCGCTACCGGCGCCTTCGGATTCCGGCGCCAGTTGCGGGCGGCCGAGATCGTGGCGCAGTACCGCGATTCCCTGCGCGTAGCGCGCGAGGAGATGGGGCGGCCGGCGGCCGGTCCGATCTCCAACGTCGTGTACATGGGGATGGGAGAACCGCTGGCGAACCTCGACGGAGTCATCGGATCGCTCGCGTCCCTGCACGGAGGGTTCGGCCTCGGGGCGCGGCGCATCACCGTGTCGACGGTGGGACTCATCCCCGGGATCCTGGAACTCGCCCGACGGCCGGAGCCGTTCGAGCTCGCCGTGTCGCTGCACGCGCCGTCCCACGAGCTGCGGCTGGAACTCATGCCGATCGAGAAGCGCTACCCGCTGCCGGAGCTATTCGAGGCCCTTCGCACGTATCAGAGCTACAAGAACCGGCGCATCAGCTTCGAGTACACGCTCATCCGGGGGGTGAACGACGACCCGGCGCTGGCGGAGTCGCTGGCGAAGCTCGCGCGCGGGCTCATCTGCTTCGTGAATCTCATCCCCTTCAATCCCATCCCCTCGCGTCCGGAGTGGGGCCCGAGTTCGGCCGAGGGGATCGCGCGTTTTTCGGAGGCGCTCGCCGCGCGAGGGGTGGGCAACGCCGTGAGAAGGCCGCGGGGACGGGACATCGCCGCCGCGTGCGGGCAGCTGCGGCTGTCGCGGGAAAGCTAG
- a CDS encoding NFACT family protein: MGIRYDSFLARALAREILDRWRGVRIAGLRMASGRRAVELAFEDGSRLVAMLHPLHGHILELGADAAASGVEGKAVRIGRLSLVDARAPADERALLLTLGDRAGRPWEMLAIELQSRRWNAVHCRRTEPGADERPEWRIEAALLARDAGDRSLRRGASYAPPSSARRAVAAPPSEAEWAAVPAGDEADRRQSVLRTWAWTSALNVDWILAGSDPAEAYARYLALHALAAAPSRGPAASDAPGTPPRPAFVLDRPWGPQPYPHPIGAGSGSTGGLLTAAAQLLAPGGPAPALRTLTAADDDDDGDEAAQIRKRLRARRKRHRRRAAALERQLAAAGPPDEPRLLGQILLARKDEVPKGASAVTLPDFDGAPHEIALDPARDAIANAEAFFDEARRRERALERLPAAIATARERAAEFDAHLERLAESGPSDALWSAAGGKPVRTRAGGTRAGGPELRLPYTRLRSSGGLEIRVGRGPRDNDDLTFRHSAPDDIWLHASQASGAHVILRWGRRDENPPRRDLLEAATAAAVHSG; this comes from the coding sequence ATGGGCATTCGATACGACTCCTTCCTCGCCCGGGCCCTCGCCCGCGAGATCCTCGATCGCTGGCGGGGCGTCCGCATCGCCGGGCTCCGCATGGCATCGGGGCGGCGCGCCGTGGAACTCGCCTTCGAGGATGGGTCGCGGCTCGTGGCGATGCTGCACCCGCTGCACGGGCACATCCTGGAACTCGGCGCGGATGCGGCGGCCTCGGGGGTGGAGGGGAAGGCGGTGCGGATCGGACGGCTGTCGCTTGTGGACGCGCGGGCGCCGGCGGACGAGCGCGCCCTGCTCCTGACGCTCGGGGACCGGGCCGGGCGTCCGTGGGAGATGCTGGCGATCGAACTCCAGTCGCGCCGCTGGAACGCCGTGCATTGCCGCCGGACGGAGCCCGGCGCGGACGAGCGCCCGGAGTGGCGAATCGAGGCGGCGCTGCTCGCGCGGGATGCGGGCGACCGCTCGCTGCGTCGCGGGGCGTCCTACGCGCCGCCTTCGTCCGCGCGGCGAGCCGTTGCCGCTCCGCCATCGGAGGCGGAATGGGCTGCCGTGCCGGCCGGAGACGAGGCGGACCGCCGACAGTCCGTGCTGCGGACGTGGGCGTGGACGAGCGCGCTCAACGTCGACTGGATCCTGGCCGGATCCGACCCGGCGGAGGCGTACGCGCGGTACCTGGCGCTCCACGCGCTCGCGGCGGCGCCTTCGCGCGGCCCGGCCGCGTCCGATGCGCCGGGCACGCCGCCCCGGCCGGCCTTCGTGCTCGACCGCCCGTGGGGCCCCCAGCCCTATCCGCACCCCATCGGGGCCGGCAGCGGGTCCACCGGCGGACTGCTGACCGCGGCCGCGCAACTGCTCGCCCCCGGCGGCCCCGCCCCCGCCCTCCGGACCCTTACCGCGGCCGACGACGACGACGACGGAGACGAAGCCGCGCAGATCCGGAAGCGCCTCCGCGCCCGCCGGAAGCGGCACCGGCGCCGGGCCGCCGCGCTCGAGCGGCAGCTCGCCGCGGCCGGTCCGCCGGACGAGCCCCGCCTCCTCGGCCAGATCCTCCTCGCCCGCAAGGACGAGGTGCCGAAGGGCGCTTCCGCCGTGACGCTGCCGGACTTCGACGGCGCTCCGCACGAGATCGCGCTGGACCCCGCCCGTGACGCCATCGCCAACGCGGAGGCCTTCTTCGACGAGGCCCGGCGCCGGGAGCGCGCGCTGGAGCGGCTGCCCGCCGCGATCGCGACGGCCCGTGAGCGCGCGGCCGAGTTCGACGCCCACCTGGAGCGGCTCGCCGAGTCCGGCCCGTCGGACGCCCTGTGGTCCGCGGCCGGCGGGAAGCCGGTGCGCACCCGCGCGGGCGGAACACGGGCCGGTGGGCCCGAACTCCGGTTACCCTACACACGGCTCCGGTCCTCGGGTGGGCTGGAGATCCGGGTCGGCCGCGGCCCCCGCGACAACGACGACCTCACCTTCCGCCACTCCGCACCGGACGACATCTGGCTGCATGCCTCTCAGGCCTCGGGCGCGCACGTCATTCTGCGCTGGGGGCGAAGGGACGAGAACCCGCCGCGCCGCGACCTGCTCGAGGCCGCGACCGCGGCGGCGGTTCACAGCGGC